The sequence GGCTTGAGCTTTTATGGCTGTTCGGGGCTCGAATTTGATGTCATACTCACTCAACTTTGTAATCCATCTGATAAGTCTCCCTGATGCATCTGGATTAGCTGCAATTTTTCCCAGAACGCTGTTGGTGAGCACCGTGATGGGGTGTGACAAAAAATAAGGACGCAATTTTCTCGCAGTGATAACTAAAGCTAAGGCTAGTTTTTCCTGCGTTAAATAGTTGAGTTCAGCTCCCTTCAAGGCATGACTCACAAAGTACACAGGCTGATGATTTATTCCGTCCTTCCTGACTAGGACTGAACTGGCTGCTCGGTTGGTCACTGCCAGATATAAGAACAATTCTTCCCCTTGGATAGGCTTATTCAGCACAGGAAACTGCTTTAAGTAAGCTTTCATGTCCTGGAAAGCTTTCTCACTTTCATCATTCCATTCAAAATTTTTCGTTTTTCGTAGTGCCTTAAAGAAAAGGAGGCTTTTATCTGCTGATCTGCTTATAAACCGGGCCAGTGCTGTAATTCTTCCTGTTAATCTCTGTACTTTCTGTATATTCTTGGGGGAGCTCATAGTAATGATGGCTTGGACCTTTTCGGGATTAGCTTCGATTCCCCTTCTTGTAACCATGTAACCCAGAAACTTTCCAGCTCGGACTCCGAAAGTACACTTGCTGGGGTTTAGCTTAAGCCGATAGTGCTTTAAAGTCTGAAAAGTTTGAGTTAGGTCGGTAATGAACTGGTCCGCAGTTCGGGTCTTGACCAggatatcatctacatagacCTCGATATTTTTTCCAATTTGCTGCTCGAATACTCTATCCATCAACCTTTGGTATGTAGCCCCGGTGTTTTTGAGTCCAAACGGCATGACCACATAGGAATAGGTTCCTGCTGATGTGACAAAACTGACCTTGTCTTTGTCCTCTTTTGCCAAGGGAATTTGGTTATATCCTTGGTAAGCATCCAAAAAGCTAAGTAATTCATGCCCTGCAGTGGAATCGACAAGCTGGTCTATTCTAGGTAAGGGGTAGCAATCTTTAGGGCATGCTTTATTCAAATCTCGAAAATCTACACACATACGCCATTTTTTCGTAGATTTCGGGACTAAGACTATGTTAGACAACCAGGTCGGGAAGTGGATTTCTTCAATATGCCCAGCCCTGAGTAGCTCGTCCACCTGCTCCTTTATTACTGCATCTTTTTCAGGACCGAAGTGCCTTTTCTTTTGAATAATATGGCGATAGCCctttattacattgagcttgtgCTCTGCTACTTCCCGATGGACCCCTACCAGGTCTGAAACTGACCACGCGAAGAcgtctttatttttttgcaagCATTCCAGTAGTAGTTGCTTCAACTCTGCTTCAAGGGTACGTGCAATTTTTACCATCCCTGAAGGAGGGGAGATCATtatttcttcaatttcttcttcagcAGTGACAAATGTGTCTTCTATCAAGTTGACTTTTTTCATGCCAGCAAATCCAGGTCTGTCAACATTATCAGTCCTGGCTACTTTTTGCTCTATTTTGACTTCCTCCACATAACACTTTCGTGCAATAACTTGATCATCTTGCACCTCACCGACCTCATTACCCACTGGGAACTTAATTTTCTGATGCAGAGCTGATGCGACGGCCATGAAAGTGGTCATGGCAGGTCTACCCAGTATGGCGTTATAGGCAGACGGAGCGTCTAGTATAATAAAGCTCACAATCCTGGTCTTGCGACCATTGCCTTTCCCAAGAGTTAGGGGTAGATCTACTAACCCAACAGGCCGGATTGCATGACCCGTGAAACCAAAGAGTGATGTGACGACGGGCTCTATTTTGTACTGTCCCAGGTCCATTTGATTGATAGCTTCTTGGAATAGAACATTGACAGAACTGCCTGAATCCACAAATATCTGGGCCACATCATAATTCGCAACCATGGCCCTTATTACCAGTGCATCATTATGGTTGTTAGCAACCCCTTTTAAATCTTCCGGCCCAAAAGAGTGGGTCGGGCCAATGTTGACAGTTTGACTGTCAATctccatatttattaattttcggCTGCTAGTTTTCCTAGCTCGATTGGAATCTCCATCAGTAGGGCCTCCTGAAATCATATTGATAATTCCCCGAGCAGGCGGAGCCGGTCTTTGATGAGCTCGGTCATCCCTGGGCTGGTCCTGATTTTGGCGATTGAAATCCTCATGAGGAGGAGCAATCCTGGCTCTCTATCTCGATCTTCCTCGTTGTTTCCTGTTCGGACGGTACCCCTCTTGTCGgatcaatatattttttatttcagaatGTTGTTGTATTATCCTCTCAATCTCCTGATCTAATTGTCGGCAGTCTTCTGTAGTATGCCCGTACTCATTATGAAAGTGACAATATTTATCTGATTTCCTGTTTCGGGGTCCATTTTCCATCCACGGAGGCCTTTGTGTGAGTTTTCGATCGTCACAAATTTGTAGGGCTCGGACTTTACTCATGCGTAAAGGAGTGAAAGAGGTGAATTCTCCCAACAATGCAGGTCGAAATGGCTGTCCCATCCCTGAATTATTGTTTGGAACCCTATTGTTCTTTGGACTTTTCGGCCGTTCCCTCTTCACAGCTGCCCGAGAAACCTGTATCTCTTCCATGTTGACATATTTTTCAGCTCGGGCAAGTAATTCTTCATATGTTTCTGGTGGCCTCTTTATTAGAGATTTAAGAAAATCTTTTGTATCCAACCCTTGCATGAAGGCACTGATGAGCAGGTCTGGAGTAGCCATGGGTACCTCGAGAGCCAAGGCACTAAACCTGCGGATGTATGCTCTCAAATTTTCATGTTCTCGTTGCTTGATTGCAAAGAGGCTGAAAGTAGTGGTAGGATGATTTTTGCTGCTAGCAAAGTGATGCAAAAAGGATTTGCTGAAATCCTTGAATTCCTTGATCTCCCCAGGACGTAGCAtattgaaccattgctggactgGTCCTATGAGAGTAGTAAGGAAAGACCGGCACTTAATCTGATCAGAATATTTATGCAACAGAGCTGCATTCTCAAAGCATGCCAAATGGTCTTCAGGATCCCCTTTGCCATCATACTCCCCAACATGAGGCAATTTGAACTGATTGGGGAGGTCGGCGTCCAATATCTCCTGAGTAAAAGGAATGTTTCTTGTTGTGTTAGCTAGGTACCCGGACTGTTTTTTCCTTAACTGCTCCATCTCCTCCTTCAACTTTCTGATTTCATCGAGGTGGGCATTATGATCAATGTGCAGTGGATTGGCCCCTGCTCTTTCTGCAAAAGCCCTCTGAATAGCCTGAGCTACTAGTACCTCTAAATTTGGGTGATCTCCATTCTGATTAGCCAtcgaaactctttttcttcaaattcccacagacggcgccaattgatgatatcgaaattttacctcgggttcggtctggtagaatgcaTCCTCCAAATCTTCTATGAAACAGGTCGAGTTGGGTATCAATGAAATCTGcgcaagcaacagctaggtcaaggggcgccgaaggtgttttcggcgtgacccctccgatgcctaagttagtgtcttgaaggcagagggtatgattaatgcgaaaactgagagatatgagtgcgtgaatgtaaaagtaagtaatgaataatgaataccataacagtacctgtatttataggaaaaatagagtaagttacctaATCGAATTATAACACGTCATGGAGTAGGACTCTTCACTCATTGGTCCGCCCTTGAGTTTATCCCTATATCATTCATATCTGTGTAATGGTCAAGCTTATCTCCAATGTATTCAAGTTCCACTTGACCTATAAAACATACCAAGCCCTATTGGGCCCCAACTCGAGTCAGCTCACTAATAAGCAGCCCAGGTCTTGACATGCCCTAATAGGTATAAAACTAGGCTGGAcctgatatataataataatcccAAAATTGGGCCAACCCATAATGAACGGGTTCGGGTCAAAATAATTTTCCGGGGCATCACATGACATGGAATAcctaaaacatgttcaatacagaaaataatataaatcaaagaagacaagtaaatatttacataaatattttggaaattcaagaagatatctatcttgaataatctatcacatttatgtaaacgtaaacaataacatatattaaacatgcatgtatgtgattttaggcaactcgataatcataaacaatctcgagttctgcccatcttattaatgtctattcatacctttccttctgaatctgagaagctccaattctggacaaataacatcaaagaacttccatcaaaatctgctcaaattaGTACAATCATTCAAGGCAAACTAGCTTCACACCTTCTTCAGTCTTTCTCGGTTCAAAGGCTACCTTCCCGAGTTCGTCGATTCGAATTCGATCTTTtgcattcaaatctgaaatgcattgatatATACTTCAATAAGAGCTTTCAATATAATTTCATTCTTATTTAGGATCAACCAATCTAACAACTTGATCCCgtgatcggaattcaaaccgacggcgtaacggagCAAAACCGAAAATTCTAAACACATAAACATCATCACTACTATGATCTCAACATGATATCATCTTCAATTCTTCAGctgaatttcgaaatatgcagcccctaaaaatcagatttctaaaaaatctttcaaaaatcggaaacatattcaaacgacgatcttttctcgatccgtcttagatatgctatcgtcgtatatgctagaatatgtttatacaatcaaatcataattctaacaacatcataaaattcaaacatggtaaaacatcataaaacgtacgtcaaaacgtagcactcggagctgtgatcacaaatatatgctcaatcggaaattctaccggacggattAAAAACTATCGAAGTTttaaagggacaaaaatggctTGGAAAGTTTCTTCTCCATTCTCACGTGTAATATGATATTGGGGAGCTTAAGAATCTGATAATTCAACACACTACACGTATATACATATCAAGTTGCaagaaaattgcactttggtccctaaactttggcataattgcaattcagtccccagacaagcgatttaattcaatttcaattctaaataatttaagaataatagaatttaattctaaactctaaatattctcaaattaaatattcttaaattaaaattaaatcatttcggaccttatcgcattttagtccttgaatttctcaatatttgcaaattggcccttgctcggatttcatactcaaattaaatccttgatatttataatcttggaatttacatattaaattctataaatatcaattcaaatatttttaagcttTTAATTTAAGTATTTCTGATATTAACattttaaaatccgaaaatcctcaaattaaatattttttacccgaaattgaaatctctaattttcataaattcttacattcatcttttcactcttattcaaaatttaactcttaaattccgtcattaagaacttaatattttcggaccttacaattcctcccctctaaggaatgatttcgtcctcgaaatcgcattcgatcttactgctgattttcgtaagctgtatagctgactAAAGTAATACGTACTTCAATTATGTGAGCTttagatatctattctgatatcttctcttctatagtatcttattcttctttctgatcgcttctacaatcatatctattctcttgaacatataatcactgagtcaacttagatctaagttactctttctcgtgatctaactctgtATCAGTTATCTGacttgaatgcacatacatattctagctgatattcttcagccaattcATATGGATAACAAATCATCTGTCTGACAATTcgagattgagtattaatcaataagctagatcaaatactcatagcttctgaaatctctttctgaacctaatgatgcttgggAAAGAACTTCTTttttgatcattctgttcaggcttcaaatctATATATGTTCCTCATTTACTAGCTCTGTCAACGCTGCTCTATTCTCATTTtgttcaaatcaatcttcacattctctatcttttcttgactcatatctggtctgatagctgatatttcgAAAAGatcgtttcaatataaagacaattctgtgtttcgtatcaatcaatcatcaaaatattgtctttatatctatcagatagctgtcacaggaattagagtaatcaagtggcaaataatcaatcaactagtaccgaatctagtactatagttctgagcatatcctcgaaaatctggataatcacatctgatattctactaatcggaggatggtataatgaaatctcatacaaccaaatactcataacatctgacaatcaatgccacaatctagaaaacaaatctaaagtctctatctcgacaatagatttccataattcctgtaatctgataaTCTTGCTAAAGTCATGACCAGTATctctttatgtttgtatcatatctaatacaacatattcttgaatctgtcaaaatctactacaatctaaatcgcaaaatcatgacgattcgagtagattcgaactaaagtctttcacaaagttgatcttctttcaactcttatgtaactaatctgttacagaaaccacttgagttcttcttttctgcttcttttactggaattttaatattggtaatgtcaattctgtcgtatctgctttcatttctttcaccaatactcatttccaagtaatgactacatgtaagtcatacatgtgtAAACATTTGAATGGATATtcaatctgttgtcatatgtctctttcagaatctgatattccatatctagaatatctggcatactcaaacgattattcaccgcaaaagtttatctgttctgatctgctgtcttatctcatatcttaatctagcattctcaatcgaattttcattgtttgaccTAATATCACTGTTGCTTTAATCTTTTCAAACTAATCTagtttagcttggattgcaacaattctgatgGTGTGAGTATCTGTCTAGAAACTCAAGTAAAaaaagtacaaaaattacagattTGTACTCACTTGATCAAGCAAGTAGCTAatttcttctttctatttccCAATTATTGGCAACGTATGCAATCAACCCCTAAATCTGGCTGCTATTCAAAGTCAAAATATCTATCAGTTACGAACCCAAAACTTCAACATATACTGAAtatacacatcaaataatcaatgacTCTCAAATTcgaatcaaaggaactcgctcaaggaaatgtcagacaaaatcaaatattctgaatgacagcgaGTTAAGCAAAGCAGACTCTAGcaaaagaataagagtcaatcaaaatcgatcgagaTCAAATAACACAACTTCAggatcgatatcaagaaattcaagaatcatgatttctatgatgtaatagcgtcagcaaaatcaaagatcaagctcaactgtaactgatttttcttattctctattgacatgagttcatttattaattctcagctgacaatagtcgaatataatcttttcgacttaacttattgtcatagaattaatcatcatttcggtactaaataactcttttctactcaTTTTTCTAGCTATTTTTGGAGTTCTTTAGttcaagtaatgctcttctatacgagttCTCATCAGACTTTCATACTAGACATCACTTTCTATAGAACTCCTTTCATTTCGTAGAAAAGTCGGAATATttcattgaactatttctgtacattctaaccactgacatatctgtcaattctaggttaattctaTACGAGTTCAGTATATCGACTAGAATTTTTCCGACATTATTCTAAGGTCATcgtgatataaccagtaccgaaataacaaaatctaatttctgaaactcatatcataactTTCTAGTCATTTCTATTGCTTAATCAGTGCACGGATTCAATCAGATGTTAACtgatactcagttattgcattaatatctatatcGCAATCGAGCTTAATATCTCACGcctgatatcagcacattcaatcttatgTCCTCAATTCTGTAGTTCATCTTATATGACTAATCTTGCAAATGtgttccatctactcaaaggcaaaatctcagcaaatacgatgaataaaggctcatcagatacggattgtagcataacaaatcactgatctataaatgtatgctatgcaatcaagaTAAAAGCAGATTCGGTCAATTACTCAATTACCTGCAATGTCATTATCTAGTGCAACTTGAGCCTCATTttctgtacttgcttattgcCTATGACATTATCTGACATTCACATTTTTGCTTGATCTGCTTCAGCTAGGGAAGCTAtgcttatatttcttcatctgctggcgttTCGACTGAATCGATCTTTGCTGCAgttgtcactatctcttgcatcatagctatactgctatgaaagttatagtggaggtgatgatcataatttttcacaattacagaggcgtgaataaaaattcaactctgcctcgtactaccggttcGTGATTTCGTTATTCTATTACTTACTTTAAATCAACTCATTAAAGTTTTTATTCTGCAAAGTTTGCTTTTTTATCTTCTTTATCATAAACGGAAAGAAACAATtatgtttacttacctgccaaacataTCAATACTCcttctggcaacttcaccaacttcttgctaaatCTTGGAGTTGATATCaatcaagctgattctatgttcatctgaatattccttctcttgaacaactgatccagctcttcaaatcaacccctttctagatatagcatattctgtatctttctgagttggtgattaatagctttggagttgttcaactcagTGCAATCATTATATCGATCGGCTCAAAAACGtacctcaacactgttctgttctgtctgcggttctgttctgtctgaggttctcatgctatctgtacaatctgtcttattcgataacagaagcaatatatatggcagagattataaaatacaatttcagtataacatacatataatctcatgcttctgaatagaacacatacttgcaaaTTCTCATGATTTTCAATTAATACATGCTTccaacgaattcacttattctgaTGAATTCAATATGATTTTCAATTAATACATGCTTCCAACGAATTCACTTATACTGATGAATTCAATAAAccatgcatacatatcagcatataagcatgtaattctcatctcagtaaagcaagcagtgttcaatcaaacaatcattgtcgcatacaattctgtaaagcaagtaaagcatactcatgaaatactataaatgcatgcgactcaatctaccccgctcaacttctatcttagtccaagact comes from Henckelia pumila isolate YLH828 chromosome 4, ASM3356847v2, whole genome shotgun sequence and encodes:
- the LOC140862046 gene encoding uncharacterized protein; this translates as MANQNGDHPNLEVLVAQAIQRAFAERAGANPLHIDHNAHLDEIRKLKEEMEQLRKKQSGYLANTTRNIPFTQEILDADLPNQFKLPHVGEYDGKGDPEDHLACFENAALLHKYSDQIKCRSFLTTLIGPVQQWFNMLRPGEIKEFKDFSKSFLHHFASSKNHPTTTFSLFAIKQREHENLRAYIRRFSALALEVPMATPDLLISAFMQGLDTKDFLKSLIKRPPETYEELLARAEKYVNMEEIQVSRAAVKRERPKSPKNNRVPNNNSGMGQPFRPALLGEFTSFTPLRMSKVRALQICDDRKLTQRPPWMENGPRNRKSDKYCHFHNEYGHTTEDCRQLDQEIERIIQQHSEIKNILIRQEGYRPNRKQRGRSR